One genomic segment of Ancylobacter sp. IITR112 includes these proteins:
- the fmdA gene encoding formamidase, producing the protein MAKTVFKIDLNKAPEDQAIKTHNRWHPDLPMVETFKPGDEFRVECYDWTGGQIGNNDSANDVRDVNLTKVHYLSGPFGVEGAEPGDLMVVDILDIGPIEGSEWGFNGLFDKNNGGGFLTEHYPDAVKSCWDFHGIYTTSRHIPKVRYPGLVHPGLIGCLPDHKLLAEANRREAALVATDPNRVPPLACLPFSDTALMGQMTGAARDKAAAEGWRTVPPREHGGNCDIKNLSRGSRCYFPVYVKGGGLSMGDIHFSQGDGEITFCGAIEMAGWIDIGVGLIKGGMAKYGVVNPIFKPSPIDPHFDDYLIFEGISVDEHTGEQYYLDAHVAYRRACLNAIEYLKKFGYSGEQAYSILGTAPVEGRIAGIVDIPNVCATVAIPTKIFEFDINPNSTGPTRQVSGVDVARAS; encoded by the coding sequence ATGGCCAAGACCGTCTTCAAGATTGATCTCAACAAGGCGCCGGAAGACCAGGCGATCAAGACCCACAACCGCTGGCACCCCGACCTGCCCATGGTCGAGACCTTCAAGCCGGGCGATGAATTCCGCGTCGAGTGCTACGACTGGACCGGCGGCCAGATCGGCAACAATGACAGCGCCAACGATGTGCGCGACGTGAACCTGACCAAGGTGCACTATCTCAGCGGCCCGTTCGGCGTCGAGGGCGCCGAGCCGGGCGACCTGATGGTGGTCGACATTCTCGACATCGGGCCGATCGAAGGCTCGGAATGGGGCTTCAACGGCCTGTTCGACAAGAATAATGGCGGCGGCTTCCTGACCGAGCACTATCCCGACGCGGTGAAATCCTGCTGGGATTTCCACGGCATCTACACCACCTCACGCCACATCCCGAAGGTGCGCTATCCCGGCCTCGTCCATCCCGGCCTGATCGGCTGCCTTCCCGACCACAAGCTGCTGGCGGAGGCCAACCGGCGCGAGGCGGCGCTGGTGGCCACCGACCCCAACCGGGTGCCGCCGCTCGCCTGCCTGCCTTTCTCCGACACCGCGCTGATGGGCCAGATGACCGGCGCGGCGCGCGACAAGGCGGCGGCGGAAGGCTGGCGCACCGTGCCGCCGCGCGAGCATGGCGGCAATTGCGACATCAAGAACCTGTCGCGCGGCTCGCGCTGCTATTTCCCGGTCTATGTGAAGGGCGGCGGCCTCTCCATGGGCGACATCCACTTCTCGCAGGGCGACGGCGAGATCACCTTCTGCGGCGCCATCGAGATGGCGGGCTGGATCGACATCGGCGTCGGGCTGATCAAGGGCGGCATGGCGAAATACGGCGTGGTCAACCCGATCTTCAAGCCGAGCCCGATCGACCCGCATTTCGACGACTACCTCATCTTCGAGGGCATCTCGGTGGATGAGCACACGGGCGAGCAATATTATCTCGACGCCCATGTCGCCTATCGCCGCGCCTGCCTCAACGCCATCGAATATCTGAAGAAGTTCGGCTATTCCGGCGAGCAGGCCTATTCCATCCTCGGCACCGCGCCGGTGGAAGGGCGCATCGCCGGCATCGTCGACATTCCCAATGTCTGCGCGACGGTGGCGATCCCGACCAAGATCTTCGAGTTCGACATCAACCCCAACTCCACCGGGCCGACCCGGCAGGTGTCGGGCGTCGATGTCGCCCGCGCGAGCTGA
- a CDS encoding winged helix-turn-helix domain-containing protein, whose protein sequence is MMNEAVRMPRILMVDDDRRMCGFVTKFLMREGFAAEFALDGATMRDALAVTPYDLVILDLTFPYGEDGLTLARGLRARWDMPLLMLSAKCETVDKIVCLELGADDYLTKPFEPRELLARIRALLRRARGLARAAAARPAAPSNRLAFGPWRLDLDRRELTGADGVPVDLTAHEFRLLAALAERPGRVMSRDQMLDLVASRQWAPFDRSVDVMIGKLRRKLDDGGGRLIKTVRGEGYVFTPPAAAG, encoded by the coding sequence ATGATGAACGAGGCGGTGCGCATGCCGCGCATCCTGATGGTCGATGACGACCGGCGGATGTGCGGCTTCGTGACCAAGTTCCTGATGCGCGAGGGTTTCGCGGCGGAGTTCGCGCTCGACGGCGCGACGATGCGCGATGCGCTCGCCGTCACGCCCTATGATCTCGTCATTCTCGACCTCACCTTTCCCTATGGCGAGGACGGGCTGACTCTGGCGCGCGGGCTCAGGGCGCGCTGGGATATGCCGCTGCTCATGCTCTCGGCGAAATGCGAGACGGTGGACAAGATCGTCTGCCTCGAACTCGGCGCCGACGATTATCTCACCAAGCCGTTCGAGCCGCGCGAACTGCTCGCGCGCATCCGCGCCCTGCTGCGCCGGGCCCGTGGCCTTGCCCGCGCGGCGGCCGCGCGGCCGGCGGCGCCGTCCAACCGCCTCGCCTTCGGCCCGTGGCGGCTCGATCTCGACCGGCGCGAACTCACCGGGGCGGACGGGGTGCCGGTCGATCTCACCGCGCATGAATTCCGCCTGCTCGCCGCGCTGGCGGAGCGTCCCGGCCGGGTGATGAGTCGCGACCAGATGCTCGATCTGGTGGCCAGCCGGCAATGGGCGCCGTTCGACCGCAGCGTCGACGTGATGATCGGCAAGCTGCGCCGCAAGCTGGACGATGGTGGCGGGCGCCTCATCAAGACGGTGCGCGGCGAGGGCTATGTGTTCACGCCGCCGGCAGCAGCAGGGTGA
- a CDS encoding response regulator, whose amino-acid sequence MSREPPEAPQRVLIVDDDHDFAASLALLLEMEGYAVTVAHDGAGAHAALAGPLSAGPAVALVDIRLGHEDGVALATALIAARPEVLAVMVTAYASVPTAIRALQAGIYDYVCKPFEPGELLATLARCFDRHRLAREREQAEELLRRARRLEAIGRLSAGIAHDFNNLLAVVGGNLKLLREELERGAGADGAVMAELVGDALAAVEEGIAANRQLLAVGRAQTLLPRVVDLTAAVEQAAGAARAALGPRIALQLAGPGEPCFAKVDPKLFEASLLNLLINARDALAGAGRIRLSVERQELDDAAPWRLEDMAPGNYAAVTVEDEGCGMTPEVLERALHPFFSTKPAESGSGLGLAMVYGFARQSGGTLLIDSAPGCGTRVTLLLPAA is encoded by the coding sequence ATGTCGCGTGAGCCGCCGGAGGCGCCGCAGCGTGTGCTGATCGTCGACGACGACCACGACTTCGCCGCCAGCCTCGCCCTGCTGCTGGAGATGGAGGGCTATGCCGTCACCGTCGCCCATGACGGCGCCGGTGCCCATGCCGCGCTGGCAGGGCCGCTGTCGGCCGGGCCGGCGGTGGCGCTGGTCGACATCCGCCTCGGCCATGAGGACGGGGTGGCGCTCGCCACCGCGCTGATCGCCGCGAGGCCGGAAGTGCTGGCGGTGATGGTGACCGCCTATGCCTCGGTGCCGACCGCGATACGCGCATTGCAGGCGGGCATTTACGACTATGTCTGCAAGCCTTTCGAGCCGGGCGAACTGCTGGCGACGCTGGCGCGCTGCTTCGACCGCCACCGCCTCGCCCGCGAACGCGAGCAGGCGGAGGAACTGCTGCGCCGCGCCCGCCGGCTGGAGGCGATCGGCCGGCTGTCGGCGGGCATCGCCCATGATTTCAACAATCTGCTCGCCGTGGTCGGCGGCAATCTCAAACTGCTGCGCGAGGAGCTGGAACGCGGCGCCGGGGCGGATGGCGCGGTGATGGCGGAACTGGTTGGCGACGCCCTCGCCGCCGTCGAGGAAGGCATCGCCGCCAACCGGCAATTGCTTGCCGTGGGACGGGCCCAGACGCTGCTGCCGCGCGTGGTCGATCTCACCGCTGCGGTGGAGCAGGCGGCGGGCGCGGCCCGGGCGGCGCTGGGACCGCGCATCGCGCTGCAGCTCGCGGGGCCGGGGGAACCGTGCTTCGCCAAGGTCGACCCGAAGCTGTTCGAGGCGAGCCTGCTCAATCTGCTGATCAACGCCCGCGACGCGCTGGCGGGCGCGGGCAGGATAAGGCTCAGCGTCGAGCGGCAGGAACTCGATGACGCCGCGCCGTGGCGGCTGGAGGACATGGCCCCGGGGAACTATGCGGCGGTGACGGTGGAGGATGAAGGCTGCGGCATGACGCCGGAGGTGCTGGAGCGGGCGCTCCACCCCTTCTTCTCCACCAAGCCGGCGGAGAGCGGCAGCGGGCTGGGCCTCGCCATGGTCTATGGCTTCGCCCGCCAGTCCGGCGGCACGCTGCTGATCGACAGCGCGCCCGGCTGCGGCACCCGCGTCACCCTGCTGCTGCCGGCGGCGTGA